The following are encoded together in the Bos indicus isolate NIAB-ARS_2022 breed Sahiwal x Tharparkar chromosome 29, NIAB-ARS_B.indTharparkar_mat_pri_1.0, whole genome shotgun sequence genome:
- the LOC109554180 gene encoding pregnancy-associated glycoprotein 1-like, translating into MKWLVLLGLVAFSDCRVIIPLTKVKTMRKTLSEKNMLSNFLKEHAYRMSQISSRGSNRTIHPLRNIMDMLYEGNITIGTPLQEFQFVFDTGSSDLWVPSIFCTSPTCSTHVRFRHLESSTFRPTQKTFSITYGSGSMKGFLAYDTVRIGDLVSTDQPFALSVAEYGFEGIPFDGILGLNYPRLSFSGAIPIFNNLKNQGAISEPVFAFYLSKVKGSEVMFGGVDKSYYQGVLDWVPLIEMGDWSVHMDSISMKRKVIACSGGCKALVDTGISLILGPRRLFNNIQKLIGAMPRSSKQYISCFAINILPSIIFTINGINYPVPAQAYILKDSRGHLYTTFKENTVRTSTETWILGDVFLRQYFSVFDGGNDRIGLARAV; encoded by the exons ATGAAGTGGCTTGTGCTCCTCGGCCTGGTAGCCTTCTCAGATTGCAGAGTCAT AATACCTCTAACAAAAGTGAAGACCATGAGAAAAACCCTCAGTGAAAAAAACATGCTGAGCAATTTCCTGAAGGAACATGCTTACAGAATGTCCCAGATTTCTTCTCGTGGCTCAAATAGAACTATTCACCCGCTGAGGAACATCATGGAC ATGCTCTACGAGGGTAACATCACCATTGGAACACCCCTTCAGGAATTCCAGTTTGTCTTTGACACAGGCTCATCTGACTTGTGGGTGCCCTCCATCTTTTGCACCAGCCCAACCTGTT CTACACACGTTAGGTTCAGACATCTTGAGTCTTCCACCTTCCGGCCTACCCAAAAGACCTTCAGCATCACCTATGGATCTGGGAGCATGAAGGGATTTCTTGCTTATGACACCGTTCGG ATTGGGGACCTTGTAAGTACTGACCAGCCGTTCGCTCTAAGCGTGGCAGAATACGGGTTTGAGGGTATACCTTTTGATGGCATCTTGGGCTTGAACTACCCCAGACTATCCTTCTCTGGAGCCATCCCCATCTTTAACAACCTGAAGAATCAAGGTGccatttctgagcctgtttttgcCTTCTACTTGAGCAA GGTGAAAGGTAGTGAGGTGATGTTTGGTGGGGTGGATAAATCCTACTACCAGGGAGTGCTCGACTGGGTACCATTGATTGAAATGGGCGACTGGAGTGTACACATGGACAG CATTTCCATGAAAAGAAAAGTTATTGCTTGTTCTGGTGGCTGCAAGGCCCTTGTGGACACCGGGATATCACTGATCCTTGGCCCAAGAAGACTTTTCAATAACATACAGAAGCTCATCGGCGCCATGCCACGGAGTTCCAAG CAGTACATTTCATGTTTTGCCATCAATATCCTGCCCTCTATTATCTTCACCATCAATGGTATCAATTACCCAGTCCCAGCTCAAGCCTACATCCTCAAG GATTCTAGAGGCCACCTCTATACCACCTTTAAAGAGAACACAGTGAGGACATCTACAGAGACCTGGATCCTGGGTGACGTCTTTCTGAGGCAGTATTTCTCAGTCTTTGATGGAGGAAATGACAGGATTGGCCTGGCACGGGCAGTGTAA
- the LOC109554178 gene encoding pregnancy-associated glycoprotein 1-like yields the protein MKWLVLLGLVAFSECIVKIPLRRVKTMRKTLSGKNILNNFLKEHAYRLSQISSRGSNLTFHPLRNIKDRLYVGNITIGTPPQEFQVIFDTGSSDLWVTSVFCTSPTCSTHVMFRHFDSSTFRPTKKTFSINYGSGRMKGVVVHDTVRIGDLVSTDQPFGLSVVELGFDGIPFDGVMGLNYPKLSFSGAIPIFDNLRNQGAISEPVFAFYLSKDEQEGSVVMFGGVDHRYYKGELNWIPLIQAGDWSVHMDSISMKRKVIACSGGCKAVVDTGTSLIEGPRRLVNNIQKLIRAMPRGSEYYVSCSAVNTLPPIIFTIKGINYPVPAQAYILKDSRGHCYTTFKEDRLSPPSTETWILGDVFLRRYFSVFDRGNDRIGLARAV from the exons ATGAAGTGGCTTGTGCTCCTCGGGCTGGTGGCCTTCTCAGAGTGCATAGTCAA AATACCTCTAAGGAGAGTGAAGACCATGAGAAAAACCCTCAGTGGAAAAAACATCCTGAACAATTTCCTGAAGGAACATGCTTACAGACTGTCCCAGATTTCTTCTCGTGGCTCAAATCTAACTTTTCACCCCTTGAGAAACATCAAGGAT AGGCTCTACGTGGGTAACATCACCATTGGAACACCCCCTCAAGAATTCCAGGTTATCTTTGACACAGGCTCATCTGACTTGTGGGTGACCTCCGTCTTTTGCACCAGCCCAACCTGTT CTACACATGTTATGTTCAGACATTTTGATTCTTCCACCTTCCGGCCTACCAAAAAGACCTTCAGCATCAACTACGGTTCTGGAAGGATGAAAGGAGTTGTTGTTCATGACACAGTTCGG ATTGGGGACCTTGTAAGTACTGACCAGCCATTTGGTCTAAGTGTGGTGGAACTTGGGTTTGATGGTATACCTTTTGATGGCGTCATGGGCTTGAACTACCCCAAACTATCCTTCTCTGGAGCCATTCCCATCTTTGACAACCTGAGGAATCAAGGTGccatttctgagcctgtttttgcCTTCTACTTGAGCAA AGACGAGCAGGAGGGCAGTGTGGTGATGTTTGGTGGGGTGGACCACCGCTACTACAAGGGAGAGCTCAACTGGATACCACTGATCCAAGCAGGCGACTGGAGTGTACACATGGACAG CATCTCCATGAAAAGAAAGGTTATTGCTTGCTCTGGTGGCTGCAAGGCCGTTGTGGACACCGGGACATCACTGATTGAAGGCCCAAGAAGACTGGTCAATAACATACAGAAGCTCATCAGAGCCATGCCACGGGGTTCCGAG TACTACGTTTCATGTTCTGCGGTCAATACCCTGCCCCCTATTATCTTCACCATCAAAGGCATCAACTACCCAGTGCCAGCTCAAGCCTACATCCTCAAG GATTCTAGAGGCCACTGCTATACCACCTTTAAAGAGGACAGATTGAGTCCACCATCTACAGAGACCTGGATCCTGGGTGACGTCTTCCTGAGGCGGTATTTCTCGGTCTTTGATCGAGGAAATGACAGGATTGGCCTGGCACGGGCAGTGTAA